In a genomic window of Verrucomicrobiota bacterium:
- a CDS encoding ROK family protein, whose product MKTLVIDVGGTHVKALATGRRGPIKIPSGPKMTAQKMVTEIMNATADWKYDVVSIGYPGPVVQGLPLKEPHNLAKGWVGFNYKSAFGRPVKIINDAAMQALGSYQGGRMLFLGLGTGLGSALIVEGVLEPMELAHLPYRNDRTYEEFLGVPALEKDGKKKWLKHLAEIVTILKNAFQADYIVLGGGNARLVEKIPDGARLGGNENAFLGGFRLWMKAYNRPSTHRFTH is encoded by the coding sequence ATGAAAACCCTCGTAATCGATGTCGGTGGTACTCATGTCAAAGCGCTTGCAACTGGGAGGAGGGGGCCGATTAAGATACCTTCCGGCCCTAAAATGACTGCCCAAAAAATGGTCACTGAAATCATGAATGCCACCGCTGACTGGAAATATGATGTTGTCTCGATCGGTTACCCGGGCCCGGTGGTGCAGGGGTTACCGCTGAAGGAGCCGCATAACCTCGCCAAAGGCTGGGTCGGGTTTAACTATAAAAGTGCTTTTGGGCGCCCGGTCAAAATCATTAATGATGCGGCCATGCAAGCCCTCGGCAGTTACCAGGGTGGACGGATGCTTTTCTTAGGGTTAGGCACCGGGCTGGGGTCGGCTTTGATTGTGGAAGGGGTTCTTGAACCGATGGAGTTAGCCCATTTGCCCTACCGCAATGACAGGACATACGAGGAGTTTTTGGGTGTGCCTGCCCTAGAGAAGGATGGCAAAAAGAAATGGCTCAAACACCTTGCCGAAATCGTGACTATTCTGAAAAATGCATTCCAAGCTGATTACATCGTCCTCGGGGGAGGTAATGCGAGGCTGGTGGAAAAAATCCCCGATGGAGCCCGGTTGGGCGGGAATGAAAATGCTTTTCTAGGCGGATTCCGCCTATGGATGAAAGCTTACAACCGTCCAAGCACCCACCGATTCACCCATTAA